In one window of Camelina sativa cultivar DH55 chromosome 15, Cs, whole genome shotgun sequence DNA:
- the LOC109129136 gene encoding uncharacterized protein LOC109129136: MVEEGIVLGHKISENGIEVDKAKIEVMVQLQPPKTVKDIRSFLGHVGFYRRFIKDFSKIVRPLTRLLCKETEFNFDEDCLKAFKEIKSALISAPIVQAPNWDLSFEIMCDASDFAVGAVLGQKKR, encoded by the coding sequence atggttgaagaagggatagttcttggtCACAAAATTTCAGAGAACGGTATTGAGGTTGATAAAGCAAAGATTGAAgtcatggttcaacttcaaccaccaaaGACAGTTAAGGAtataagaagctttcttggtcatGTTGGGTTCTATAGAAGGTTCATCAAGGATTTTTCAAAGATAGTTAGGCCATTAACAAGGTTGCTTTGCAAGGAGACTGaattcaactttgatgaagattgcttgaaggctttcaaggagatcaaaTCTGCCTTGATTTCAGCTCCAATAGTCCAGGCCCCAAACTGGGATCTTtcatttgagattatgtgtgatgcatcagactttgcagtaggagcagttctAGGccagaaaaaaagataa